The following coding sequences lie in one Arachis hypogaea cultivar Tifrunner chromosome 4, arahy.Tifrunner.gnm2.J5K5, whole genome shotgun sequence genomic window:
- the LOC112795368 gene encoding receptor-like protein 6 isoform X2: MDPNSTLFSLVHLQSLDLSDNDFNHSQIPAKIGELSQLRYLNLSHGNENTFSGEVPPQVSQLSNLLSLDLRSYTLQPVPYNLINHLQLKASTLTSLTQNSTRLEHLRLNFVTISSSLPHTLTNLTSLQMLSFRQCELYGEFPVGIFHLPNITVLNFGENQNLRGILPASIGNLTNLAFLYLLDNSFHGEIPRSLFRLKNLEILSLSYNFFEGELALDMILKLKMLNGLDFSFNKLSLFSQNRDVNVTTLPPIQWLGLSECNLAGEVPTWMMNLTSLYHLDLSQNKLQGEIPYFLFTLENLTVLDLAGNMLEGQIELDMLSKLKKLTALGLGGGNKLSFLEGKNTSNVTFSSQIQTLDLSSCNLVRFPNFIQHSQELTDLFVSNNIIRTIPSWIWNKTTLRSLIISNNLLMGEISPSICNLQSLVYLDLSSNNLVGMIPSCLGSFARSLEQLSLAENKLTGNIPQTYVKGNALQLIDFSSNKLYGQLPRALVNCRMLEFLGVSHNHFNDSFPFWLGSLPKLKVVSLRDNEFHGAIMCPLKYTFPHLRIIHLSQNGFSMKLTSEIIMCFKSMIISNKGQLDFKDVIHSENTHMDINLRSFSMSNKGVVMDYLGSQYLHHMVAIDLSCNKISGEIPDIMGSLNGLVVLNLSSNMFIGSIPSSLGKLSNLEVLDLSLNRLSGNIPQQLTGLTFLDFFNVSFNNLSGPIPENGQFFTFDNNSFEGNKDLCGIQLLKKCEDHPKLPLQKPNGDQDSESGSFFEFNWLVILLGYGGGLVAGLALGNAFAVDVF; this comes from the coding sequence ATGGATCCCAATAGCACCCTTTTCTCACTTGTGCACCTTCAAAGCCTTGATCTTTCAGACAATGATTTCAATCACTCTCAAATTCCTGCCAAGATAGGTGAGCTTTCACAACTAAGATATCTGAATCTTTCTCATGGCAATGAAAACACATTCTCTGGTGAAGTTCCACCTCAAGTTTCACAATTGTCCAACTTGTTGTCCCTTGATCTTCGCAGCTATACTCTTCAGCCGGTTCCATATAATCTAATCAACCATTTGCAACTCAAGGCATCCACTCTTACAAGCTTAACGCAAAACTCGACTAGACTTGAACACCTTCGTCTGAATTTTGTGACCATTTCATCATCTTTACCTCATACTCTCACAAACCTTACGTCTTTGCAAATGCTTTCTTTTCGCCAATGTGAACTATATGGTGAGTTTCCAGTCGGAATATTCCATCTCCCAAACATAACAGTCTTGAATTTTGGGGAAAACCAAAATCTCCGGGGTATATTACCTGCATCCATTGGAAAcctaaccaatttagctttcttGTATCTTCTAGATAACAGCTTTCATGGTGAAATCCCTCGGTCTCTTTTTCGACTTAAGAATCTTGAAATTTTGTCGCTGTCGTATAATTTTTTTGAAGGCGAACTAGCACTTGACATGATTTTGAAGTTAAAGATGCTTAATGGTCTTGACTTTTCTTTCAACAAATTGTCCTTGTTCTCACAAAATAGGGATGTCAATGTGACAACCCTTCCTCCAATTCAATGGTTAGGATTGAGTGAGTGCAATTTAGCTGGTGAAGTTCCAACTTGGATGATGAATCTAACCTCTTTATATCACTTGGATCTTTCTCAAAATAAACTTCAAGGTGAAATTCCATATTTCCTCTTCACGTTAGAGAATCTTACAGTTCTCGATCTAGCTGGTAATATGTTGGAAGGACAGATCGAGCTTGACATGCTTTCAAAGCTCAAAAAGCTTACTGCACTTGGTTTAGGCGGAGGCAACAAATTGTCTTTTCTTGAAGGAAAGAACACTTCCAACGTAACattttcttctcaaattcaaACGTTGGATTTAAGTTCATGCAACTTAGTTCGTTTTCCCAATTTTATACAACACTCGCAAGAGTTGACTGATCTTTTCGTATCAAATAATATCATAAGGACAATACCAAGTTGGATATGGAATAAAACAACTCTTCGGAGTTTGATTATTTCCAACAACCTATTGATGGGAGAAATATCCCCCTCGATATGCAACCTACAGTCACTTGTCTACCTTGATTTGTCTTCCAACAATTTAGTTGGCATGATTCCATCATGTTTGGGAAGCTTTGCCCGATCTCTTGAACAGTTGAGTCTCGCAGAAAACAAATTGACAGGCAATATTCCTCAAACGTATGTGAAAGGAAATGCCCTTCAATTGATTGATTTTAGTTCTAACAAGTTGTACGGTCAATTACCAAGAGCTCTTGTCAACTGCAGAATGCTTGAGTTTCTTGGTGTGAGCCATAACCATTTCAATGACTCATTTCCTTTCTGGTTAGGATCTCTTCCTAAGTTAAAGGTTGTTTCTTTACGTGATAATGAATTTCACGGAGCTATAATGTGTCCATTGAAATACACATTTCCCCACCTTCGAATCATCCATCTTTCTCAAAATGGTTTCTCAATGAAATTAACATCAGAAATAATCATGTGCTTCAAATCGATGATCATATCCAACAAAGGACAACTGGATTTCAAGGACGTGATTCATAGTGAGAATACGCATATGGATATTAATTTGCGGTCATTTTCAATGTCCaacaaaggagttgtcatggattATCTTGGGAGTCAATACCTTCATCACATGGTAGCCATTGATCTTTCATGTAACAAAATTTCGGGAGAGATTCCAGACATCATGGGAAGTTTGAATGGTCTTGTTGTGCTCAATTTGTCCAGTAACATGTTTATTGGCAGCATCCCATCTTCCTTGGGAAAGCTTTCAAATCTTGAAGTGCTGGACCTTTCTCTCAATAGGTTGTCAGGGAATATTCCTCAACAACTCACAGGGCTAACCTTCTTGGATTTCTTCAATGTGTCTTTCAACAATCTCTCAGGTCCAATCCCAGAAAATGGACAATTTTTCACATTTGATAATAATTCATTTGAGGGAAACAAGGATTTGTGCGGGATTCAATTGTTGAAGAAATGCGAAGATCATCCTAAGCTTCCGTTGCAAAAACCTAACGGTGATCAAGATTCTGAGTCAGGAtctttctttgaatttaattggttGGTAATTCTACTTGGATATGGGGGTGGCCTTGTTGCTGGGTTAGCACTGGGAAATGCTTTTGCCGTAGATGTTTTTTAG
- the LOC112795368 gene encoding receptor-like protein 49 isoform X1, translating into MGFLCSLTFSIQFLLFFSSSLLTNSFTLKDSTTTHHHECHQHESNALLSFKKTFIISKSASYNPLSYPKTLSWVPATDCCSWDGIECNEFTGHVIGIDLGSSQLYGSMDPNSTLFSLVHLQSLDLSDNDFNHSQIPAKIGELSQLRYLNLSHGNENTFSGEVPPQVSQLSNLLSLDLRSYTLQPVPYNLINHLQLKASTLTSLTQNSTRLEHLRLNFVTISSSLPHTLTNLTSLQMLSFRQCELYGEFPVGIFHLPNITVLNFGENQNLRGILPASIGNLTNLAFLYLLDNSFHGEIPRSLFRLKNLEILSLSYNFFEGELALDMILKLKMLNGLDFSFNKLSLFSQNRDVNVTTLPPIQWLGLSECNLAGEVPTWMMNLTSLYHLDLSQNKLQGEIPYFLFTLENLTVLDLAGNMLEGQIELDMLSKLKKLTALGLGGGNKLSFLEGKNTSNVTFSSQIQTLDLSSCNLVRFPNFIQHSQELTDLFVSNNIIRTIPSWIWNKTTLRSLIISNNLLMGEISPSICNLQSLVYLDLSSNNLVGMIPSCLGSFARSLEQLSLAENKLTGNIPQTYVKGNALQLIDFSSNKLYGQLPRALVNCRMLEFLGVSHNHFNDSFPFWLGSLPKLKVVSLRDNEFHGAIMCPLKYTFPHLRIIHLSQNGFSMKLTSEIIMCFKSMIISNKGQLDFKDVIHSENTHMDINLRSFSMSNKGVVMDYLGSQYLHHMVAIDLSCNKISGEIPDIMGSLNGLVVLNLSSNMFIGSIPSSLGKLSNLEVLDLSLNRLSGNIPQQLTGLTFLDFFNVSFNNLSGPIPENGQFFTFDNNSFEGNKDLCGIQLLKKCEDHPKLPLQKPNGDQDSESGSFFEFNWLVILLGYGGGLVAGLALGNAFAVDVF; encoded by the coding sequence ATGGGGTTCTTATGTTCTCTTACTTTCTCCATAcagtttcttcttttcttctcatcTTCCCTCTTAACAAACAGTTTTACTTTGAAAGATTCAACTACAACTCATCATCATGAGTGCCATCAACATGAAAGCAATGCCTTGCTGAGCTTTAAAAAAACCTTCATCATAAGTAAGTCTGCTTCTTACAATCCTTTGAGTTATCCTAAAACTCTTTCTTGGGTTCCTGCCACAGATTGCTGCTCCTGGGATGGCATTGAATGCAATGAGTTCACAGGTCATGTGATTGGCATTGATCTTGGTAGCAGCCAACTCTATGGTTCCATGGATCCCAATAGCACCCTTTTCTCACTTGTGCACCTTCAAAGCCTTGATCTTTCAGACAATGATTTCAATCACTCTCAAATTCCTGCCAAGATAGGTGAGCTTTCACAACTAAGATATCTGAATCTTTCTCATGGCAATGAAAACACATTCTCTGGTGAAGTTCCACCTCAAGTTTCACAATTGTCCAACTTGTTGTCCCTTGATCTTCGCAGCTATACTCTTCAGCCGGTTCCATATAATCTAATCAACCATTTGCAACTCAAGGCATCCACTCTTACAAGCTTAACGCAAAACTCGACTAGACTTGAACACCTTCGTCTGAATTTTGTGACCATTTCATCATCTTTACCTCATACTCTCACAAACCTTACGTCTTTGCAAATGCTTTCTTTTCGCCAATGTGAACTATATGGTGAGTTTCCAGTCGGAATATTCCATCTCCCAAACATAACAGTCTTGAATTTTGGGGAAAACCAAAATCTCCGGGGTATATTACCTGCATCCATTGGAAAcctaaccaatttagctttcttGTATCTTCTAGATAACAGCTTTCATGGTGAAATCCCTCGGTCTCTTTTTCGACTTAAGAATCTTGAAATTTTGTCGCTGTCGTATAATTTTTTTGAAGGCGAACTAGCACTTGACATGATTTTGAAGTTAAAGATGCTTAATGGTCTTGACTTTTCTTTCAACAAATTGTCCTTGTTCTCACAAAATAGGGATGTCAATGTGACAACCCTTCCTCCAATTCAATGGTTAGGATTGAGTGAGTGCAATTTAGCTGGTGAAGTTCCAACTTGGATGATGAATCTAACCTCTTTATATCACTTGGATCTTTCTCAAAATAAACTTCAAGGTGAAATTCCATATTTCCTCTTCACGTTAGAGAATCTTACAGTTCTCGATCTAGCTGGTAATATGTTGGAAGGACAGATCGAGCTTGACATGCTTTCAAAGCTCAAAAAGCTTACTGCACTTGGTTTAGGCGGAGGCAACAAATTGTCTTTTCTTGAAGGAAAGAACACTTCCAACGTAACattttcttctcaaattcaaACGTTGGATTTAAGTTCATGCAACTTAGTTCGTTTTCCCAATTTTATACAACACTCGCAAGAGTTGACTGATCTTTTCGTATCAAATAATATCATAAGGACAATACCAAGTTGGATATGGAATAAAACAACTCTTCGGAGTTTGATTATTTCCAACAACCTATTGATGGGAGAAATATCCCCCTCGATATGCAACCTACAGTCACTTGTCTACCTTGATTTGTCTTCCAACAATTTAGTTGGCATGATTCCATCATGTTTGGGAAGCTTTGCCCGATCTCTTGAACAGTTGAGTCTCGCAGAAAACAAATTGACAGGCAATATTCCTCAAACGTATGTGAAAGGAAATGCCCTTCAATTGATTGATTTTAGTTCTAACAAGTTGTACGGTCAATTACCAAGAGCTCTTGTCAACTGCAGAATGCTTGAGTTTCTTGGTGTGAGCCATAACCATTTCAATGACTCATTTCCTTTCTGGTTAGGATCTCTTCCTAAGTTAAAGGTTGTTTCTTTACGTGATAATGAATTTCACGGAGCTATAATGTGTCCATTGAAATACACATTTCCCCACCTTCGAATCATCCATCTTTCTCAAAATGGTTTCTCAATGAAATTAACATCAGAAATAATCATGTGCTTCAAATCGATGATCATATCCAACAAAGGACAACTGGATTTCAAGGACGTGATTCATAGTGAGAATACGCATATGGATATTAATTTGCGGTCATTTTCAATGTCCaacaaaggagttgtcatggattATCTTGGGAGTCAATACCTTCATCACATGGTAGCCATTGATCTTTCATGTAACAAAATTTCGGGAGAGATTCCAGACATCATGGGAAGTTTGAATGGTCTTGTTGTGCTCAATTTGTCCAGTAACATGTTTATTGGCAGCATCCCATCTTCCTTGGGAAAGCTTTCAAATCTTGAAGTGCTGGACCTTTCTCTCAATAGGTTGTCAGGGAATATTCCTCAACAACTCACAGGGCTAACCTTCTTGGATTTCTTCAATGTGTCTTTCAACAATCTCTCAGGTCCAATCCCAGAAAATGGACAATTTTTCACATTTGATAATAATTCATTTGAGGGAAACAAGGATTTGTGCGGGATTCAATTGTTGAAGAAATGCGAAGATCATCCTAAGCTTCCGTTGCAAAAACCTAACGGTGATCAAGATTCTGAGTCAGGAtctttctttgaatttaattggttGGTAATTCTACTTGGATATGGGGGTGGCCTTGTTGCTGGGTTAGCACTGGGAAATGCTTTTGCCGTAGATGTTTTTTAG